The Penaeus vannamei isolate JL-2024 chromosome 15, ASM4276789v1, whole genome shotgun sequence genomic interval CCAAGGGAACTCGTGCAGACGGGCAGCCACTCCGCCCACCACCCTGTTGGTTTCCAGGCCTGGCATCATGGGGTTGTTGGTGCCACGCTGCCCGCAccctggggagaggaaggggttgggccGTGAGGTCAGAAGtaggctctctcgctctctctatctttctctctttctttctctctttctttcttgtcttctctctctctctctctatctatctatctctctatctctatctcgtcttctctctctctctctctctctctctctctctacctaactctctctctctacctatctctctatctcgtcttctctctctctctctctctctctctctctctctctctctctctctctctctctctctctctctctctctctctctctctctctctctctctctctcgctctctctctctttctctctctctgtctctctgtctctctctctctctctctctctatctctgtctctctctctgtctctctctctctctctctctctctctctctctctctctctctctctctctctctctctatctatctatctatctatctatctatctatctctatctatcttctctctctctctcgctttcgctttatgtgtgtatgtatctatttaagtatatagatagacagacaggtacataaacagaaatataggAACAAAAGTGTATATCCATAACCTTGACATTTTCCCATATCTTacttgaatgtaaaaaaaaaaacaatacccaaACAATACAAATCTTTCCCCAAACTTACGGCACTCGAACCCAAAACcaaaaaggaaatttaaaaaaaggaaatacaaaaaaaaagaaaaaaaaaaaaaaaaaaaaagaaaaaaaaagaaaaaaaaaaaagcattttagcagaaacaaaaaaataaacatcaccaCTCCAGACTCACTACAGGTGCGCGAAGCAGGAGCAGCGGTAGCGAGGCCCACCGTGCAGCTGACCCCTTTAGAGGCCGCGGAGGAAGCCCAGCTGGCCCAGAAGACCGCCTCCAAGATGTTGGATGTTGAGGCGACGTTGCGAGGGCCGTTCTCGCCGCAGAACCTGTagcggatgggggaggtggggagaaatagtaataatagcggtaatggtaatgatgattgttatgatggcatagtgatgatggtggtaatgttgatgatgatgatagtgatgatggtggtaatgttgatgatgatgatagtgatgatggtggtaatgttgatgatgatagtaatggtaatgatgatgatagtgattgatgataatgatcatgatgataatgataataataatgataatgataatgataatgattataatgagaatgataaagagaataataatgatgaagatggaaaCATCAACGGCGACGCTGAAGACatagcgaagaggagaaggaaaacacacaaagaggaacatcataaccaaaaaaaaaaaaaaaaaagaaccaaaagcaaaaaaaaaaaaaaaaaaaaaaatccaatcaacCTTCACCCTTCCGAACCAatccacacgcaaaaaaaaaaaaaaaaaaaaaaaaaaaaaaagacgcacgcaaaaaaaaacacacgacacTGACCACTGATACCCATTGGCCCCAGAGGCGATGGCGAGAAAGGGCCCCCCCCGGCAGTCAgacgaggcaggcagggagaagTCCTGACAGGTGATTGTCATGCGCCGAGTGACATCCCGAACCTGGGAGTGGATGAAGGAGTTGTGGAAGGGAGTGGTGGTTGTAACGGAAGTTGTAGAAGTTGTAATTCTCAGAGAAATTGTTGTTGTAGTGGAAGTGGACTGGTAATGATGcattagtgatagtgataatagtgatgacaataatggtgataacaaaaattataacaataataatgatggtgatgataataaaagtaataacagcagcaacaacgataataatgataataataataataataataataataataataataataatagtaaaaataataacaataataatgataataatatcggtaatgataataatgatagtaatgataacaataatgataataataataataataaatataataattattttggtaATCATAAgaactgtaacaataataatgataataacaaaaacaacaatgacaacgaataagtaataataacaaaaccaataacgatcaaaaaaataacaatgacactatatataaaaaaaaaaaaggactctAATAAAAGGACTCCTTCCTGAACTCACAAAAAAGTACCATCTGCAGAGAGTCCAAGGAGGCGATGGAGAAGGATACCCCGGACTCAATATACTGTAGGACACGCCGGGGAAGACCTCGACTTGCGAATTGCAGGGCacgggaaacgtttgtcctgcgggagagatggggggctagagggcacgggaaacgtttgtcctgcgggagagatggggggttagggggttgggaaacgtttgtcctgcgggagagatggggggctagagggcacgggaaacgtttgtcctgcgggagagatggggggctagagggcacgggaaacgtttgtcctgcgggagagatgggCGGCAAGGGGGCACGGGGaacgtttgtcctgcgggagagatgggggttagggggttgagaaacgtttgtcctgcgggagagatgaGAGCTAGAGGGCACGGGAAGCGTTTGTCCTGCGGTAGAGATGGGGGGCTAGAGGGCacgggaaacgtttgtcctgcgggagagatggggggctaCAGGGCACGGGATaacgtttgtcctgcgggagagatggggggctagggggttgggaaacgtttgtcctgcgggagagatggggggctagggggttgggaaacgtttgtcctgcgggagagatggggggctagagggcacgggaaacgtttgtcctgcgggagagatggggggctagagggcacgggaaacgtttgtcctgcgggagagatggggggctagagggcacgggaaacgtttgtcctgcgggagagatggggggtttgggggttgggaaacgtttgtcctgcgggagagatggggggtttgggggttgggaaacgtttgtcctgcggtagagatgggggttagggggttgggaaacgtttgtcctgcgggagagatggggggtttgggggttgggaaacgtttgtcctgcgggagagatggggggtttgggggttgggaaACGTTTGTActgcgggagagatggggggtttgggggttgggaaacgtttgtcctgcggtagagatgggggttagggggttgggaaacgtttgtcctgcgggacagatggggggtttgggggttggggaacGTTTGTCCTGCGCGAGagatggggggtttgggggttgggaaacgtttgtcctgcgggagagatgggggctagagggcacgggaaacgtttgtcctgcggtagagatgggggttagggggttgggaaacgtttgtcctgcgggagagatggggggctagAGAACACAGGAAACATTTGTCAAGCGGGAGAGATGGGGGCTAGAGGGCacgggaaacgtttgtcctgcgggagagataGGGGCTAGAGGGCACaggaaacgtttgtcctgcgggagagatggggggctagagggcacgggaaacgtttgtcctgcgggagagatggggggtttgggggttgggaaacgtttgtcctgcgggagagatgggggttagggggttgggaaacatttgtcctgcgggagagatggggggctagagggcacgggaaacgtttgtcctgcgggagagatggggggctagGAGGTtgggaaacgtttgtcctgcgggagagatgggggggctaGGAGGTtgggaaacgtttgtcctgcgggagagatggggggctagagggcacgggaaacgtttgtcctgcgggagagatgggggttCGGGGGTTGGGAAACGcttgtcctgcgggagagatgggggttCGGGGGTTGGGAAACGcttgtcctgcgggagagatggggggctagagggcacgggaaacgtttgtcctgcgggagagatggggggctacagggcacgggaaacgtttgtcctgcgggagagatggggggctagagggcacgggaaacgtttgtcctgcgggagagatggggggctagagggcacgggaaacgtttgtcctgcgggagagatggggggctagagggcacgggaaacgtttgtcctgcgggagagatggggggctagagggcacgggaaacgtttgtcctgcgggagagatgggggttagggggttgggaaacgtttgtcctgcgggagagatgagagctagagggcacgggaaacgtttgtcctgcgggagagatggggggctagggggttgggaaacgtttgtcctgcgggagagatgggggttagggggttgggaaacatttgtcctgcgggagagatggggggctagagggcacgggaaacgtttgtcctgcgggagagatggggggctagGAGGTtgggaaacgtttgtcctgcgggagagatggggggctagagggcacgggaaacgtttgtcctgcgggagagatggggggctagAGGGCAtgggaaacgtttgtcctgcgggagagatgggggctagagggcacgggaaacgtttgtcctgcgggagagatggggggctagagggcacgggaaacgtttgtcctgcgggagagatgggggttagggggttgggaaacgtttgtcctgcgggagagatggggggtttgggggttgggaaacgtttgtcctgcgggagagatggggggtttgggggttgggaaacgtttgtcctgcgggagagatgagagctagagggcacgggaaacgtttgtcctgcgggagagatggggggctagggggttgggaaacgtttgtcctgcgggagagatgggggttagggggttgggaaacatttgtcctgcgggagagatggggggctagagggcacgggaaacgtttgtcctgcgggagagatggggggctagGAGGTtgggaaacgtttgtcctgcgggagagatggggggctagggggttgggaaacgtttgtcctgcgggagagatggggggctagGAGGTtgggaaacgtttgtcctgcgggagagatgggggggttagggggttgggaaacgtttgtcctgcgggagagatggggggctagagggcacgggaaacgtttgtcctgcgggagagatgggggggttagggggttgggaaacgtttgtcctgcgggagagatggggggctagagggcacgggaaacgtttgtcctgcgggagagatggggggctagGAGGTtgggaaacgtttgtcctgcgggagagatgggggggttagggggttgggaaacgtttgtcctgcgggagagatgggggttaAGGGGTtgggaaacgtttgtcctgcgggagagatgaggggctagagggcacgggaaacgtttgtcctgcgggagagatgggggggctagagggcacgggaaacgtttgtcctgcgggagagatgggggggttagggggttgggaaacgtttgtcctgcgggagagatgaggggctagagggcacgggaaacgtttgtcctgcgggagagatgggggggctagagggcacgggaaacgtttgtcctgcgggagagatgggggggttagggggttgggaaacgtttgtcctgcgggagagatgagagctagagggcacgggaaacgtttgtcctgcgggagagatgagagctagagggcacgggaaacgtttgtcctgcgggagagatggggggttagggggttgggaaacgtttgtcctgcgggagagatgagagctagagggcacgggaaacgtttgtcctgcgggagagatgggggggctagagggcacgggaaacgtttgtcctgcgggagagatggggggctagagggcacgggaaacgtttgtcctgcgggagagatgaggggctagagggcacgggaaacgtttgtcctgcgggagagatgaggggctagagggcacgggaaacgtttgtcctgcgggagagatgaggggctagagggcacgggaaacgtttgtcctgcgggagagatggggggctagagggcacgggaaacgtttgtcctgcgggagagatggggggctagagggcacgggaaacgtttgtcctgcgggagagatggggggcaagagggcacgggaaacgtttgtcctgcgggagagatgggggttagggggttgggaaaCGTTTGTTCTCTTGGGTATTATGGTATGAAAACGTGGATTGATGGATTGGTGGATAGAACGTTTTTTTTTAAGGACATGGAGGTTTAAGGATGTAGtgagtagagaaagagacagacagacagactgacagacagacagacagacagacagacagaaagagagactgacagacagatagacaggcaggaagagagacagacagacatacatacagatagacagacaggcaggcagaaacagacatagaaagacctacaaacaaccacacacaaacagacggacagaagcagacagacacacaggaaaaggggaaatagaagtCATGTAAGGCATAAATAATTCATATTTCCTTCAAACAATGTAAAACTGTATTTTTTCAGTGGCCTCTATTTCAAAaggacacactcacagacacacacacacacacacacacacacacacacacacacacacacacacacacacacacacacacacacacacatacacgcacacatacttacacacacacatacacacacacacacacacacacacacacacacacacacacacacacacacacacacacacagagacacacacacacacacacacaaacacgcacacatagttacacgcacacacacacacccacacacaaacacgcacacatactgtacacacacacacatactctacacacacatactgtacacacacacacacacacacacacacacacacacacacacacacacacacacactcacacacatacacttccacacacacacacacacacacacacacacacacacacacacacacacacacacacacacacacacacacacacacacacacacacacacacacacacacacacccacacacacacacacacacacacacaaacacacacacacacacacacacacacacacacacacacacacacacacacacacacacacacacacatacacgcacacatacttacacacacacacacacacttacacacacacacacacacacacacacacacacacacacacacacacacatttacacacacatacacgcacacatacttacacacacacacacacacaaacacttacacacacttacacatacacacacacacacacacacacatacacacacaaatacacacacgcacacacaccctggACGGGGAAGCTGCTACCAGGCGGAGGAAAGAAACCTCCTGTTGACGGAAAATTTCCCCCGCTTGTAGGAAAGTTTCCCCCGCTTGTAGGGAAATTCCCCCCGCTGGACGGAAAGCTCCCGCCGCCTGAAGGAAAACTTCCCCCAATTATAGGGAAATTCCCCCCGCCGGAGCTGACCCCCGGCCTGTTTCCGGGGAAGAAGACAACGCCGCGAGACACCTGGAAGGTAGAAgagaaaatgtaattaaaaagaaaatcaacagataaaattttaaataaacaaataaaatggagTAAAGAATCACGATGAGGTTAttgacaaataacaacaaaaccaaacccGTAAGACGAGAAAAATCTTATGGACTACCACTGAATTAATAGGCCTACATGTTGTGAATTTTGTGAATTCAGCCGCCATTTCTGCatctgcatgtttgtgtttgtgtgtgcgtgcgtgcgtgcgtgtgtgtgtgtgtgtgtgtgtgtgtgtgtgtgtgtatgtgtgtgtgtatgtgtgtgtgtgtgtgtgtgtgtgtgcgtgtgcgtgagcgtgtgcgtgtgtgtgtgtgtgtgtgtctgtgtgtgtgtgtgtttatgtgtatgtgtctgtgtgtgtttatctttgttcAGATATATGACACTCTGCttctttgtatgtataaatgatattTTGTTCCCGCCTGCATGGTAGACAGATGGACAGGTAGACATGTAGACAGATGGACAGGTAGACatgtagacagacggacaggtagaCATGTAGACAGAAAAAAGTCCTCCATACGCTGTAAATATACCATACACTGAAACGACTTACGGTGTATATGCTAATATGTTAATGAAGGAGGGCGATTTTATCACTGAAATATGGTAGCAAATTATTGAATGAGTCATAAAAATTAGGAATATGTATCACCATGCATCTTTATGACTAACGAAAAAGTATGTGTCtgttatagacagatagacagagagagagagggggggggagggagagagggagagagaaagagaaagagaaagagaaagagagagacagacagacagacagacagacagacggacaaacaatagagagaaagagagagatgaagagaaaagagagagaaaaaagagatcgagacacagacaaaaatagaccgacagacagacatataaacagacagagcaacagacaaacagactggacGTGATCTGTGATGCCCACGGACAGTCTGAGCCCGTGCACATGCGCCGTCTTTCTCCTCCACATATTAACGTAACGGAAAGATAATAATCAGCATTTAGCCTTTGTTACATTGTATTCCCAAATGACCCGCTTCATAATGGAGATTCCTCATAATGGAGATTCCTCATAATGGAGATTCCTCATAATGGAGACTTCTCATAATGGAGACTCCTCATAATGGAGAGTCCTCATAATGGAGATTCCTCATTATGGAGACTCCTCATAATGGAGGTTCCTCATAATGGAGATTCTTCATAATGGAGACTCCTCATAATGGAGATTCCTCATAATGGAGACTCCTCATAATGGAGACTCCTCATAATGGAGAGTCCTCATAATGGAGATTCCTCATTATGGAGACTCCTCATAATGGAGATTCCTCACAATGGAGATTCCTCATAATGGAGACTCCTCATAATGGAGACTCCTCATAATGGAGATTCCTCATAATGGAGATTCCTCATAATGGAGACTcctcataaaaaagagagagaaatacacacaaaaaacagtcGTCAAATTACCTTTatcgaaacgaagagaaagatgagTTGTTTCCACATCTCTGTGCTTTCTGGAAGGAGTGAAaacggagaatttttttttttttttatcttttcgtaGGTAATATGACAGTTATGAGTTCATTATAATGAATGcatctgtaattatcattatcattattgctattattactgttattatcatcattattttcatcaatgttatcatttctattattatgattattgttgttgtcatcatcattctcatcattattcttattattatcatcataattattattatagaggTGTCGTTGTTaccattactggtatcattatcatcaataaaatcatcatctcCGTCATTATCCTGTTTGCTGTTGTTAATAAAATTGTCGATGCATCCTGTGCAAGCGACGGAACACGTCCGAGATTAGATCAGCAAGCATTTCCTTTTGTTCAACACCTGTTCTGCGCCTATTTTCTCTTCCGAAGGTCgtgctctccctcccgccccttccgtCGCACTGAAAGCCTTGAACTCACTAGGGGAGAGATGGGGCTAATGAGCTGTGAagggggagctgcgaagggggaggtacgaagggggagctgcgaagggggagctgcgaagggggagctgtgaagggggagctgcgaagggggagctgtgaagggggaggCGCGAAGGGGGAGGTGCGAAGGGgacaaagagaggggaggtgCGAAGGGGGAGGTGTGAAGGGGGAGGCGCGAAGGGGGAGGTGCTAAGGGGGAGGTGCGAAGGGgacaaagagaggggaggtggtctTTGTTCGtgtactaaaaaaataaataaacacattatagaagctttttttctgttctcttctcgtctcttctcttctcgcttcgtctctgctcttcccttctctaAATTCAAACACGCAAGCTTATGTAAACACCATTACTACGTATCTTCTTACGGTGATatttatgcttacacacacacacacacgcacaaacaaacacacacacacacccacacacgcacacacacaaacaaacaccccccccccccacacacacacaaacaaaccaacaaacacgcacacaaacaaccaaacaaac includes:
- the LOC113819589 gene encoding serine protease 42 isoform X1, giving the protein MGARRTPESFSRNRCFRVHEKSTEMWKQLIFLFVSIKVSRGVVFFPGNRPGVSSGGGNFPIIGGSFPSGGGSFPSSGGNFPTSGGNFPTSGGNFPSTGGFFPPPGSSFPVQGQTFPVPCNSQVEVFPGVSYSILSPGYPSPSPPWTLCRWYFFVRDVTRRMTITCQDFSLPASSDCRGGPFLAIASGANGYQWFCGENGPRNVASTSNILEAVFWASWASSAASKGVSCTVGLATAAPASRTCRCGQRGTNNPMMPGLETNRVVGGVAARLHEFPWVVLLLLPENRFCGGVLINELYVLTAAHCIRPPALPTNTLPEVVVGEHDRTRADETASTRTLSVSRVINHESYNESITSENDIGLVQLSSALDFAATWPDVAPACPPDALSAYDSANVTVAGWGYLSYPSNPSLPRVLQKVDVQTVPVSECMKQYKKGKVTQNMICASAPGKDACFSDSGGPLMAQQGDRWVVIGIVSFGPSACAQPGVAGVYTRVGNYLPWIIDKIGNARTCPP
- the LOC113819589 gene encoding venom serine protease isoform X2, giving the protein MWKQLIFLFVSIKVSRGVVFFPGNRPGVSSGGGNFPIIGGSFPSGGGSFPSSGGNFPTSGGNFPTSGGNFPSTGGFFPPPGSSFPVQGQTFPVPCNSQVEVFPGVSYSILSPGYPSPSPPWTLCRWYFFVRDVTRRMTITCQDFSLPASSDCRGGPFLAIASGANGYQWFCGENGPRNVASTSNILEAVFWASWASSAASKGVSCTVGLATAAPASRTCRCGQRGTNNPMMPGLETNRVVGGVAARLHEFPWVVLLLLPENRFCGGVLINELYVLTAAHCIRPPALPTNTLPEVVVGEHDRTRADETASTRTLSVSRVINHESYNESITSENDIGLVQLSSALDFAATWPDVAPACPPDALSAYDSANVTVAGWGYLSYPSNPSLPRVLQKVDVQTVPVSECMKQYKKGKVTQNMICASAPGKDACFSDSGGPLMAQQGDRWVVIGIVSFGPSACAQPGVAGVYTRVGNYLPWIIDKIGNARTCPP